Proteins from a genomic interval of Methanoplanus endosymbiosus:
- a CDS encoding nucleotidyltransferase domain-containing protein: MFHKLNICSKNSFIILKFLGRNEGKSFYVREIAGKVDLSPGTVSRTLSGLKESAIVSREDRGRLAMYMADNKNPLLREIKIVITLTEINELLIDLKPLTSKIILFGSCARGEDRYDSDIDMLILSEDRKSVLRKTSNFLSERKLSAIVITKDEYFRLRTQDKPFYNQIKSGKLLWESEREYDD; this comes from the coding sequence ATGTTTCATAAATTAAACATATGTTCCAAAAATTCATTCATCATTCTTAAATTCCTTGGCAGAAATGAAGGAAAATCATTCTATGTCAGGGAGATTGCTGGAAAAGTTGATTTAAGCCCCGGAACTGTGAGCAGAACACTTTCAGGTCTCAAAGAGTCAGCAATTGTATCAAGGGAAGACCGAGGCCGCCTTGCCATGTACATGGCCGATAACAAAAATCCACTGTTAAGGGAGATCAAAATAGTCATTACATTAACTGAGATAAATGAACTTTTGATCGATCTAAAACCTCTGACCTCAAAAATTATCCTGTTTGGAAGCTGTGCCAGAGGTGAAGACAGATATGACTCAGATATAGATATGCTTATACTCTCTGAAGATAGAAAATCAGTGCTTAGAAAGACCAGCAATTTTTTGTCAGAAAGAAAATTGTCAGCAATTGTCATAACAAAAGATGAATACTTCCGCTTAAGGACTCAGGACAAACCCTTCTATAATCAGATAAAATCCGGTAAATTGCTCTGGGAGTCTGAGCGGGAATATGACGATTAA
- a CDS encoding HEPN domain-containing protein yields MVDYSGYYSQFHSLKALVFSEGYREKSHSCLLYAVEALFVDTGRIDYSVVENFSDAMRMREDADYGCFYNAESAESVVNTAGECTLGSK; encoded by the coding sequence ATGGTCGATTATTCAGGGTATTATTCTCAGTTTCATTCCTTAAAAGCACTGGTTTTTTCAGAGGGATATCGGGAAAAAAGCCATTCATGTCTTCTTTATGCTGTTGAAGCCCTTTTTGTTGATACCGGCAGGATTGATTATTCTGTTGTTGAAAATTTTTCAGATGCTATGAGAATGAGAGAAGATGCCGACTATGGATGTTTTTATAATGCTGAATCGGCTGAATCTGTGGTAAACACTGCCGGGGAGTGCACTTTGGGCAGTAAATAA
- a CDS encoding DUF1080 domain-containing protein, which yields MTSGKKPGKISGKKPDKISGKTPGKTPGKKTDSGVKSKISGSSANTGKSANTGKSVGSANTGNPVNKYTKASAAILIIASVAIVVIVLAALFLFPGNTGSTSSIFSFGPDQNADIPGDTKSSAVQEMIGTGNESIFHEEAYVNPEGVIFRVVPTGEETANYSIEYQVDREYGNDFTGSNTLTGISAKNPIELNITKSPGEWVNIHINVTAENGTVVWDSTSGYA from the coding sequence ATGACATCAGGCAAAAAACCGGGTAAAATATCAGGCAAAAAACCGGACAAAATATCAGGGAAAACACCAGGCAAAACACCAGGGAAAAAAACGGATTCCGGAGTAAAATCAAAGATTTCCGGCAGTTCTGCAAATACCGGGAAATCTGCAAATACCGGGAAATCTGTGGGTTCTGCAAATACCGGAAATCCCGTGAATAAATACACAAAAGCCTCCGCAGCCATATTAATTATCGCTTCAGTTGCAATTGTGGTAATTGTTCTGGCAGCTCTTTTCCTCTTCCCCGGAAATACCGGCTCAACGTCATCAATTTTCAGTTTCGGCCCGGATCAGAATGCAGATATTCCGGGTGACACAAAAAGCTCTGCTGTGCAGGAGATGATTGGAACGGGGAATGAATCAATCTTTCATGAAGAGGCATATGTCAATCCGGAGGGTGTCATCTTCAGGGTAGTTCCAACCGGAGAGGAGACTGCCAATTATTCTATAGAATACCAGGTTGATCGTGAATATGGCAACGACTTCACAGGATCTAATACTCTCACCGGAATTTCTGCAAAAAATCCGATTGAACTCAACATCACCAAAAGTCCGGGCGAATGGGTGAATATACACATTAATGTTACAGCTGAAAACGGCACTGTGGTATGGGACAGTACAAGCGGTTATGCCTGA
- a CDS encoding transposase, whose translation MAIFGQKNSKIQSDTGLKLGKLELICDIIEDHISFPDGRYYDSKTIVRGTIAAACSKNSISGLVKMTDGLPSHTTCLKYLHNIDMEKLESDSSKILLLAGEGIIIEGRAYNFAIDKTLKPYYGVKDEEEDPNIIRNKKKASTTKFFAYMTLSIVDQDKHLTLLVIPWKDNDNNLDGIKTCVELIRSLGLKIKCLMLDREFYTGKIFSYLKESDVPHLMPVKQHGEELKKNLKGKKSKSFKHTLNSKSKFPLEIEIVDCIVYQMGKKGKNGVLHRAFVVYKVCKSPKSIRRLYKHRFAIESTYVLANKSGARTSTKDPVVRFYYFLISFIIQNHWVSIKWKRFAKLQRGPKVIYRDRFPLHHFITILIKEAWEHFHLLSLNEIAIS comes from the coding sequence GTGGCAATATTTGGTCAAAAAAACAGCAAAATCCAGTCAGATACAGGACTGAAGCTTGGAAAACTTGAATTGATCTGTGATATTATTGAGGATCATATCTCCTTTCCAGATGGCAGATATTATGATTCAAAAACAATTGTAAGAGGAACAATAGCAGCGGCATGTTCTAAAAATTCGATTTCAGGACTTGTAAAAATGACAGATGGTTTGCCATCCCATACAACCTGTCTGAAATATTTACATAATATTGACATGGAGAAATTAGAATCAGATTCCTCTAAAATACTTTTATTGGCAGGGGAAGGCATAATTATAGAAGGCAGGGCTTACAATTTTGCTATTGATAAAACCCTCAAGCCATATTATGGGGTTAAAGACGAAGAAGAAGATCCTAATATTATACGCAACAAGAAGAAAGCATCGACAACCAAGTTCTTTGCTTACATGACTTTATCGATTGTGGACCAGGATAAGCACCTCACCCTTCTTGTTATTCCCTGGAAAGATAATGATAATAATTTAGATGGAATAAAAACATGTGTTGAGTTAATTCGGAGTTTAGGTCTGAAAATAAAATGTTTAATGTTAGACAGGGAGTTCTACACAGGTAAAATCTTTAGCTACCTAAAAGAATCAGATGTCCCACACCTCATGCCGGTGAAGCAACATGGTGAGGAACTCAAAAAGAATCTAAAAGGTAAAAAATCAAAATCCTTTAAACACACCCTAAATTCAAAATCAAAGTTCCCATTGGAGATAGAAATAGTTGACTGTATTGTCTATCAAATGGGAAAGAAAGGCAAAAATGGTGTACTTCATCGAGCATTTGTAGTTTATAAGGTATGTAAATCTCCAAAATCGATTAGAAGATTGTATAAACACAGATTTGCCATTGAGTCCACATATGTCCTTGCTAATAAAAGTGGTGCAAGGACATCCACTAAGGATCCGGTAGTTAGGTTTTATTATTTTTTAATTTCTTTTATAATACAGAACCATTGGGTTTCAATCAAATGGAAGAGATTTGCAAAACTTCAGAGGGGACCAAAGGTAATTTATAGAGATCGATTTCCCTTGCACCATTTTATCACTATCTTAATTAAAGAGGCTTGGGAGCATTTCCATTTATTGAGCCTTAATGAAATTGCCATAAGCTGA
- a CDS encoding iron ABC transporter substrate-binding protein, which produces MVCGCTGTSAQTDADINSNDQTEMVTITDSNGREVTIPSNPQRVVCSGSGCLRLLSYLGGNELAVGVDNIDKKDNSYDKETYNARAYYLAYPEYADLPLIGNHHSDDDPESIIACEPEIIFRTDGYRAAINDDELQEKTGIPVVGLNYGDPTDNRQAMYDSLRLMGQIIGREDRADEVAEFFESQIGDLGERTTDADPAITPKVYIAGISNKGPQGLLSTSLTYAPFTYINADRFNVADSDENTMTQAFIAKEKLIDLNPDTIFIELGTVQLNPSAIDELKDDSCYRSLDAVKTGDVYGMLPYNWYSYNYGTAIISAYYAGKMIYPDQFEDIEIKEKADEIYEFLFEMPEYDILNERFDGIGYTKISL; this is translated from the coding sequence ATGGTTTGTGGATGTACAGGAACATCCGCACAGACAGATGCAGATATAAACAGCAATGATCAGACAGAAATGGTGACCATCACCGACTCCAACGGAAGAGAAGTCACCATACCTTCAAACCCGCAGAGAGTCGTATGTTCCGGCTCAGGATGCCTTCGTCTCCTCTCATACCTTGGAGGAAACGAACTTGCTGTCGGCGTTGACAACATAGACAAAAAAGACAATTCCTATGACAAAGAGACATACAATGCAAGAGCATACTACCTTGCATATCCGGAATACGCAGATCTCCCATTAATAGGAAACCATCACAGTGATGACGACCCTGAATCCATCATAGCATGCGAACCGGAAATCATATTCAGAACAGACGGCTACAGGGCTGCAATAAATGACGATGAACTTCAGGAAAAAACAGGAATCCCGGTAGTCGGCCTTAACTACGGAGACCCCACAGATAACCGCCAGGCGATGTATGACTCCCTCAGACTGATGGGTCAGATAATCGGCAGAGAAGATCGTGCTGATGAAGTCGCAGAATTCTTTGAATCACAGATCGGCGACCTTGGGGAAAGAACCACAGACGCTGACCCTGCAATAACACCAAAAGTTTACATTGCCGGAATTTCAAACAAAGGCCCGCAGGGACTTCTCTCAACATCACTCACATATGCACCATTTACATACATAAACGCAGACCGCTTCAATGTTGCAGACAGTGACGAAAACACAATGACACAGGCATTCATAGCAAAAGAGAAGCTGATTGACTTAAACCCGGATACAATATTCATCGAACTCGGCACAGTTCAGCTTAACCCCTCAGCCATTGATGAACTAAAAGATGATAGCTGCTACAGATCACTGGATGCAGTTAAAACAGGAGATGTGTATGGAATGCTCCCATACAACTGGTACTCATACAACTATGGAACAGCAATAATATCTGCATACTATGCAGGAAAGATGATCTATCCGGATCAGTTTGAAGATATAGAGATAAAAGAGAAAGCAGATGAGATCTATGAATTCTTATTTGAAATGCCGGAATATGACATACTGAATGAAAGATTTGACGGAATTGGCTATACAAAAATTTCCCTCTAA
- a CDS encoding FecCD family ABC transporter permease, translated as MNTTEKDFNLKYKDYILNKKYFLLSSLILTLIIFIISISLGAVRIPIHEVISAFTGNSISEETYIIIRDVRLPQACAALIAGIALSLSGVAMQAVLKNPLGSPFTLGLSHAAAFGAAMAVIIFGTGMMTSGISGSIVINNPYITSAFAFLFCMTATGLILGISNLKSGQPETIVLAGIAIGSLFTAATMALQYFADDTQLASIIFWTFGDTGRAGWNEIIIMLIPTITALVYFQKNSMDYNAISLGDEVAHGLGINVKRKRLTGMVISSLVTAVVVSFLGVIGFIGLISPHIARMLIGGDHRYLIPASCITGAAILLCADTAARMIMAPFVIPVAVLTSFIGAPLFLFILFRNKL; from the coding sequence TTGAATACCACAGAAAAAGACTTTAATCTGAAATATAAGGATTATATTCTGAATAAAAAGTACTTTCTCCTGTCCTCGTTAATCCTGACATTAATAATATTTATAATTTCAATATCACTGGGTGCGGTCAGAATACCAATCCATGAAGTCATATCGGCATTTACAGGAAACAGCATCTCTGAAGAGACATATATAATTATCCGGGATGTCCGGCTGCCACAGGCATGTGCTGCCCTCATTGCCGGAATCGCACTCTCATTATCAGGGGTTGCCATGCAGGCAGTGCTGAAAAATCCCCTTGGTTCCCCTTTTACATTAGGACTCTCTCACGCAGCAGCATTTGGTGCTGCAATGGCAGTGATAATTTTTGGCACCGGAATGATGACAAGCGGAATTTCCGGTTCAATAGTCATAAACAATCCATATATCACCTCTGCTTTTGCCTTTCTTTTCTGTATGACCGCAACCGGACTGATACTTGGGATATCAAACCTGAAATCAGGTCAGCCGGAGACAATTGTGCTTGCCGGAATTGCAATAGGGTCACTATTTACCGCTGCAACAATGGCACTTCAGTACTTTGCTGACGACACCCAGCTTGCATCAATAATCTTCTGGACATTCGGCGATACCGGCAGGGCAGGATGGAATGAGATTATAATTATGCTTATACCTACTATAACTGCATTAGTGTACTTCCAGAAAAATTCCATGGATTACAATGCAATCAGCCTGGGAGACGAAGTTGCACACGGACTTGGTATCAATGTAAAGAGAAAAAGGCTTACAGGAATGGTGATTTCCTCCCTTGTAACGGCAGTAGTTGTCTCATTTCTTGGAGTAATAGGATTTATCGGGCTTATCAGCCCGCATATTGCACGGATGTTAATAGGAGGAGATCACAGATACCTGATTCCCGCATCATGTATAACAGGTGCTGCCATCCTGCTCTGTGCTGACACTGCTGCACGTATGATTATGGCACCCTTTGTCATTCCGGTGGCAGTGCTTACATCCTTTATTGGAGCGCCTCTGTTTTTATTCATACTCTTTAGGAATAAACTATAA
- a CDS encoding nitroreductase family protein — translation MSIIVDPERCNNCGICGHVCPVNCIIVDKKTLPYIPEELTETCTSCGQCEAFCPKAAIICDSGGEYSEFTDLNAPDITVEQLHRFLLNRRPFRNFRSKHVDPETIQRILDTARYAPSAGNEQPIKWIIITGKKAISLVVRRAVIAMEEEIKKDPKSRYIHIIDKVKDAWLNGEDLICRSAPHIVIASVPEESPYYDVDSVIALSWFELATYSHGIGTSWCGLLQVLSNENEHLRKQLRIPIGYKSGCVMIFGYGKFRVRQIPPRNPPDVSWFGELRPE, via the coding sequence ATGTCAATAATAGTAGATCCTGAAAGATGTAATAACTGCGGAATCTGCGGCCACGTATGCCCTGTAAACTGTATTATTGTAGATAAAAAAACACTGCCATACATCCCGGAGGAACTGACAGAGACCTGCACATCCTGTGGACAATGTGAAGCATTCTGCCCGAAAGCCGCCATAATATGTGATTCCGGCGGGGAATATTCAGAATTCACCGACCTCAATGCTCCGGATATAACAGTTGAACAGCTCCACCGGTTCCTGCTCAACCGAAGACCATTCCGGAATTTCAGATCAAAGCATGTTGACCCTGAGACGATCCAGAGGATACTTGACACGGCCAGATATGCCCCCTCTGCCGGAAATGAACAGCCGATAAAATGGATAATAATTACAGGAAAAAAAGCGATCAGTCTTGTTGTCCGCCGGGCCGTCATAGCGATGGAAGAGGAGATTAAAAAAGACCCAAAGAGCAGATATATCCACATTATTGATAAAGTAAAGGATGCCTGGCTCAATGGAGAGGACCTGATCTGCCGGTCTGCACCACATATTGTAATAGCTTCAGTTCCGGAAGAAAGCCCGTATTATGATGTCGATTCAGTAATTGCACTATCCTGGTTTGAGCTTGCAACATATTCACATGGAATAGGCACAAGCTGGTGCGGACTGTTGCAGGTTTTGAGCAATGAGAACGAACACCTGAGAAAACAACTCAGAATTCCGATAGGCTACAAATCCGGATGCGTCATGATATTTGGCTACGGAAAATTCAGGGTAAGGCAGATCCCGCCAAGAAACCCGCCTGATGTATCCTGGTTCGGAGAATTAAGGCCCGAATAA
- a CDS encoding PAS domain S-box protein yields the protein MNKNKMNYSVFLPIPFLTVDQTEMEYLQGHTMISVLYTDDEPALLELGKIFLERTGDFTVTTATGADEALHMLEKEKFDVIVSDYQMPGMDGIEFLAEVRNNYGNLPFILFTGKGREEVVIQAINSGADFYIQKGGEPRAQFAELSHKIKTAVSGRRAEEALCRSEEQSRDILSAMPDIVMVYREGIIVYANQMTLEVSGYSSEELIGSYIIKFIDPGYHKSIRKKMDMRNSGENTDDYEIELADKSGSLHHVIVRTAPMIFNGLPSTVVILTDITERKRMETALRESETLYRTIFENTGAGTIIIREDNIIEKASAVFSELSGYLLSEIEGKKSWTEFVAPEDLEIMKIYHISRRKNPDTEKKTYEFRFLDRYGKIKDCINNVAIIPGTGMSVASVVDISYKKEAETELKNNNEELNASYEQIKAAEEELKAQYATLAESEGIIRLSEERLLMAQEIGHTGCWEYNINSGKIWASDEALRIFGISDRGEELPTEEIESCIPEWGKNHKALFDLISEGKKYDTEFYIHPADGSAPRYIHSVAKKIEGHNNSPTRILGIIQDITEHKNAKEALRLKNYAVESSMDGIGIADLSGIMTYANPAFISIMGYDDLSEVIGLHYQNFPFNTEEGQEIFNELKEHGRWSGEVMGRKKNKTPVVLDFSINMINNSEGIPVAMMCTFSDITKSKLAEEALKKSENRYRSIFDNANDEIIIHQMAPDHHPGRITEVNRRAIKTLGYSRDELLNMTIEEISHPHTTEECNQINNIILRDNRAIFPATQFTKDGRKIPVEVSTNYYEYESSPECVAVIRDLSERITAQETLSRAHNQLKLISGITRHDLYNQVTAMMGYLEIMKLGENDISNGEYIEKLDASLRRIYSIVEKTKYYGEIGINEPLWQNCHISADRAVKELSPENAVIRNDISTNTEILADTLLFRVFYNLIENSQRHGGDITTIRFSTEESGDDCLIIYSDNGNGIPTAEKEKIFEKSYGKNTGLGLFFSKEILATTGITIRENGICGEGARFEIRVPKGSWRTAGPDN from the coding sequence TTGAATAAAAACAAAATGAATTATTCAGTATTCCTGCCAATACCCTTTCTGACAGTCGATCAGACTGAAATGGAATACCTTCAGGGGCATACAATGATATCAGTTCTTTATACCGACGATGAACCTGCCCTTCTTGAGTTAGGAAAAATCTTTCTTGAGAGAACAGGGGATTTTACAGTCACAACAGCAACAGGTGCAGATGAAGCCCTTCATATGCTTGAAAAAGAGAAATTTGACGTAATTGTTTCTGACTACCAGATGCCGGGAATGGATGGCATAGAGTTTCTTGCAGAAGTCCGTAACAATTATGGAAACCTCCCGTTTATCCTCTTCACAGGAAAAGGCCGGGAAGAAGTGGTTATTCAGGCCATAAATTCCGGAGCAGACTTCTATATCCAGAAAGGCGGCGAACCAAGAGCACAGTTTGCTGAACTATCCCATAAAATAAAAACAGCAGTATCCGGAAGACGGGCAGAAGAGGCACTCTGCAGAAGTGAAGAGCAGTCCAGAGATATTCTCTCGGCAATGCCTGATATCGTAATGGTTTACAGGGAAGGGATAATTGTTTATGCAAACCAGATGACACTGGAGGTATCCGGATATTCATCTGAGGAACTTATTGGATCATATATTATTAAATTCATAGACCCCGGATACCACAAATCCATCCGTAAAAAGATGGATATGAGAAATTCCGGCGAAAATACAGATGACTATGAGATAGAACTTGCAGATAAATCCGGCTCACTTCATCATGTTATTGTCCGCACTGCCCCTATGATCTTTAACGGCCTGCCTTCAACCGTGGTAATTCTGACAGACATAACCGAACGGAAAAGAATGGAGACCGCCCTTAGGGAATCTGAAACTCTTTACAGAACAATTTTTGAAAATACCGGTGCCGGAACGATAATAATAAGAGAAGATAACATAATTGAGAAAGCAAGTGCAGTCTTTTCTGAACTGTCAGGATATTTGCTCAGTGAAATTGAAGGTAAGAAGAGCTGGACTGAGTTTGTTGCTCCTGAAGATCTCGAAATAATGAAGATTTATCACATTTCAAGGCGCAAAAATCCGGATACAGAAAAAAAGACATATGAATTCAGATTTTTAGACCGTTATGGTAAGATAAAGGACTGCATAAACAATGTTGCTATAATTCCCGGCACAGGCATGAGTGTAGCCTCCGTTGTTGACATATCATACAAAAAAGAAGCAGAAACAGAACTGAAAAATAATAATGAAGAGCTTAACGCCTCATACGAACAGATAAAAGCTGCCGAAGAAGAGCTTAAAGCGCAGTATGCCACACTTGCTGAAAGTGAAGGCATTATCCGGCTGAGTGAAGAGAGACTTCTTATGGCACAGGAGATAGGCCATACCGGGTGCTGGGAATATAATATAAACTCAGGTAAAATCTGGGCATCCGATGAGGCACTCCGCATTTTTGGAATTTCGGACAGAGGGGAGGAACTGCCCACCGAAGAGATTGAGTCCTGCATTCCGGAATGGGGAAAAAACCATAAGGCACTCTTTGATCTAATCTCAGAAGGAAAAAAATATGACACTGAATTTTATATACACCCGGCAGACGGCTCAGCTCCAAGATATATCCATTCAGTTGCAAAAAAAATTGAAGGTCATAATAACAGCCCCACAAGAATTTTGGGAATTATCCAGGATATAACAGAACATAAAAATGCAAAAGAGGCACTGAGACTTAAGAATTATGCAGTTGAATCATCAATGGACGGCATAGGAATAGCTGACCTTTCAGGTATTATGACTTATGCCAACCCTGCATTTATATCCATCATGGGTTATGATGATCTGAGCGAAGTAATCGGCCTGCATTATCAGAATTTCCCGTTCAATACTGAAGAAGGTCAGGAGATATTTAATGAATTAAAGGAGCATGGGAGATGGTCGGGCGAGGTCATGGGCCGGAAAAAGAACAAAACTCCGGTTGTTCTCGATTTCAGCATAAATATGATTAACAATTCAGAAGGGATTCCGGTTGCGATGATGTGCACATTTTCAGACATCACCAAAAGCAAACTTGCAGAAGAGGCACTGAAAAAGAGTGAAAACAGATACCGGAGCATATTTGATAATGCAAATGACGAGATAATTATCCATCAGATGGCTCCTGATCACCACCCGGGAAGGATTACTGAGGTAAACAGGCGTGCAATCAAAACACTTGGCTACAGCCGTGATGAACTGTTAAATATGACAATTGAGGAGATCTCACATCCCCACACCACCGAAGAGTGCAATCAGATTAATAACATAATCCTCAGAGATAACAGGGCAATATTTCCGGCAACCCAGTTTACAAAAGACGGGAGAAAAATTCCGGTTGAGGTGAGCACAAATTATTATGAATATGAAAGCAGTCCTGAGTGTGTGGCAGTCATCCGTGACTTATCTGAGCGCATAACTGCTCAGGAAACGCTTTCACGTGCACATAATCAGCTAAAACTCATTTCAGGAATAACACGCCACGACCTTTATAACCAGGTGACGGCCATGATGGGTTACCTTGAAATTATGAAATTGGGTGAAAACGACATCTCAAATGGAGAATATATTGAAAAACTTGACGCTTCATTACGGAGAATATATTCCATTGTCGAGAAAACAAAATATTACGGGGAGATTGGCATCAATGAACCTCTATGGCAGAACTGCCATATATCAGCAGACAGAGCAGTGAAAGAACTCTCTCCTGAAAACGCAGTTATCAGAAATGATATCTCCACCAATACTGAAATCCTGGCAGATACTTTACTCTTCAGAGTCTTTTACAATCTGATAGAAAATTCACAACGGCATGGGGGAGACATTACTACCATCAGATTCTCCACAGAAGAATCAGGGGATGATTGCCTTATAATATATTCAGATAATGGAAACGGCATCCCGACAGCAGAGAAAGAGAAGATATTTGAGAAGAGTTATGGAAAAAATACCGGCCTTGGCCTGTTTTTCTCAAAAGAGATTCTGGCTACAACCGGAATTACTATCCGGGAAAATGGTATCTGTGGTGAGGGTGCACGCTTTGAGATTAGAGTTCCAAAGGGTTCATGGAGAACTGCCGGCCCTGACAACTGA
- a CDS encoding DUF4435 domain-containing protein, producing MIKGRRRPGRYGDSYRLEDIWADPEEIGGTIMKMEKNYPGLKSRVFILTEGPGDYEFYSRFFNGEISEIRFANSKDNVIKILDDLSATLKEGTGSSVIGIVDRDFSFFIPDGTEGRENLFMTDTHDIETMIISDELIGKVLEYYKKRSAGGEFQRSMIDSLRKESILSSLVRCSVLIGLSLYVNQKYSLNMTFKHINCKKKNLFMEFTDPVTLICDEDKLLALISGRNVEKSEVFREALSEEKDKNPDYFNHPMQLCRGHDLMCALLADINVNYPQMDGKKVLLRDLERLFRNLYDRNDFFSTELFRSLEQWAKNNLPEISDSLLRCGDSKTKIHWQ from the coding sequence ATGATTAAAGGCAGAAGACGGCCTGGCAGATACGGAGACAGTTACAGGCTTGAGGATATATGGGCAGACCCTGAAGAGATTGGCGGGACCATCATGAAGATGGAGAAGAATTATCCCGGCCTTAAATCCAGGGTTTTCATCCTCACCGAAGGGCCGGGCGACTATGAGTTCTATTCCCGGTTCTTTAACGGAGAAATATCTGAGATCAGGTTTGCAAATTCAAAGGATAATGTCATTAAAATCCTTGATGATCTCTCTGCCACACTTAAGGAAGGGACAGGCAGTTCAGTTATAGGAATTGTTGACCGGGATTTTTCATTCTTCATCCCTGACGGAACAGAGGGTAGGGAGAATCTCTTTATGACAGATACGCATGACATCGAGACGATGATTATATCTGATGAACTCATCGGAAAAGTCCTTGAATATTATAAGAAGCGTTCAGCCGGCGGTGAATTTCAGAGAAGTATGATAGACAGCCTCAGAAAGGAGAGCATTCTGTCATCCCTTGTCCGTTGCTCGGTGCTCATAGGGCTTTCGCTTTATGTCAACCAGAAATACAGTCTTAATATGACATTCAAGCATATCAACTGCAAGAAGAAGAACCTCTTTATGGAGTTTACAGACCCTGTCACACTCATATGTGATGAGGATAAGCTTCTGGCTCTCATCTCCGGCAGGAACGTGGAAAAGTCTGAGGTTTTCAGGGAGGCACTCAGTGAGGAGAAGGATAAAAATCCGGATTACTTTAATCATCCGATGCAGCTGTGCCGTGGCCATGACCTTATGTGTGCCCTGCTTGCTGACATAAACGTAAATTATCCGCAGATGGACGGCAAAAAGGTTCTGTTAAGAGACTTAGAGAGGCTTTTTAGAAATCTCTATGACAGGAATGATTTTTTCAGTACTGAACTGTTTCGGTCTCTGGAGCAGTGGGCAAAAAATAATCTTCCGGAAATATCTGATTCACTGCTCAGGTGTGGTGATTCAAAGACAAAAATCCACTGGCAGTGA